Proteins encoded by one window of Deinococcus radiodurans R1 = ATCC 13939 = DSM 20539:
- the hemC gene encoding hydroxymethylbilane synthase, which yields MRTVTVGTRGSTLALAQTRWVVARLKEEWPETDFRIQTISTKGDRNRESLEQLAQKGDKGFWVKEIEEALLAKKIDIAVHSLKDLPTEQPEGLEISSIPKRVDGRDALIGREGMKKLAELPEGARIGTSSVRRKAFLRAYRPDLIVKDLRGNIDTRLAALGSGEYDAIILAAAGLIRTEQRHRIDEFVDPDILLPAPGQGALALETRTEDDLTIEVAYAIHDHATDDRITAEREFLAGLGAGCMAPVGAHAVIKNGLLTLEGWVGALDGTQVIRATSQGDVAECADIGAELAADMLERGAAELIEAVRE from the coding sequence GCAGCACCCTGGCCCTCGCACAGACGCGCTGGGTGGTCGCCCGCCTGAAAGAAGAGTGGCCTGAAACCGATTTCAGGATTCAGACCATTTCGACCAAGGGGGACCGCAACCGCGAGAGCCTGGAGCAACTGGCGCAAAAAGGCGACAAGGGCTTCTGGGTCAAGGAAATCGAGGAAGCGCTGCTCGCCAAGAAAATAGACATCGCGGTGCATTCGCTCAAAGACCTGCCCACCGAGCAGCCCGAGGGCCTGGAAATTTCCAGCATTCCCAAGCGGGTGGACGGGCGCGACGCCCTGATTGGCCGCGAAGGGATGAAAAAGCTGGCCGAGCTGCCCGAGGGCGCACGCATCGGCACGAGCAGCGTGCGGCGCAAGGCGTTTTTGCGCGCCTACCGCCCCGACCTGATTGTCAAGGATCTGCGCGGCAACATCGACACCCGGCTCGCGGCGCTGGGCAGCGGCGAGTACGACGCCATCATCCTGGCGGCGGCGGGCCTGATTCGCACCGAGCAGCGCCACCGCATCGATGAGTTCGTGGACCCCGACATTCTGCTGCCCGCCCCCGGCCAGGGCGCCCTGGCGCTCGAAACCCGCACGGAGGACGACCTGACCATCGAGGTCGCCTACGCCATTCACGACCACGCCACCGACGACCGCATCACCGCCGAGCGCGAGTTTCTGGCCGGGCTGGGCGCCGGGTGCATGGCGCCGGTCGGGGCGCACGCCGTCATCAAGAACGGGCTGCTCACGCTCGAAGGCTGGGTGGGCGCGCTCGACGGCACGCAGGTCATCCGCGCCACCTCGCAGGGCGACGTTGCCGAATGCGCCGATATCGGGGCCGAGCTCGCCGCCGACATGCTGGAACGGGGCGCGGCGGAGCTGATCGAAGCCGTGCGCGAGTAA
- a CDS encoding asparaginase, whose protein sequence is MPASLPRLALIHTGGTIASRPSPDGRGLTPQTPPALPGLEGVQVSEHQPFNLPSPHVTPAHMQQLAHLIEQLAGGHDAVVVTHGTDTLEETAFFLHLCLPAGLPVVLTGSMRHAEEVSWDGPGNLLDAAQVALCPQTAGRGPLVVFGGDIFDARTVTKVHTSAVDAFGGYPGPIGRIDRTAAGPQVHYFARPEPRPTFRPVTLERRVEILYAYAGWQGEGYAGALERADGLVIAALGTGNLPPELLPLIAATDKPVVLATRTHAGPILPVYGYAGGGATLVEAGAIPASFLNAHKARLLLLVLLNLGASREDIRRVFTQGVF, encoded by the coding sequence ATGCCTGCTTCTCTGCCGCGCCTCGCCCTGATTCACACCGGCGGCACCATCGCCAGCCGGCCCAGTCCCGACGGACGCGGGCTGACGCCGCAAACGCCCCCCGCGCTGCCGGGGCTGGAAGGAGTGCAGGTCAGCGAACACCAGCCGTTCAACCTGCCGAGTCCGCACGTCACGCCCGCGCACATGCAGCAGCTCGCGCACCTCATCGAGCAGCTCGCCGGGGGCCACGACGCGGTGGTGGTCACGCACGGCACCGACACGCTGGAAGAAACGGCCTTTTTCCTGCACCTGTGCCTGCCCGCTGGGCTGCCGGTGGTGCTGACCGGCTCCATGCGCCACGCCGAGGAAGTCTCCTGGGACGGCCCCGGCAACCTGCTCGACGCCGCGCAGGTCGCGCTGTGCCCGCAGACGGCGGGGCGTGGGCCGCTCGTCGTGTTTGGCGGGGACATCTTCGACGCCCGCACCGTGACGAAGGTGCACACCAGCGCGGTGGACGCGTTCGGCGGCTATCCCGGTCCCATCGGGCGCATCGACCGCACCGCCGCCGGGCCGCAGGTCCACTATTTTGCCCGGCCCGAACCGCGCCCCACTTTCCGCCCGGTCACGCTGGAGCGGCGGGTGGAGATTCTCTATGCCTATGCCGGCTGGCAGGGCGAGGGCTACGCCGGGGCGCTGGAGCGGGCCGACGGACTGGTGATTGCCGCGCTCGGCACCGGCAACCTGCCGCCCGAACTGCTGCCACTCATTGCCGCGACCGACAAGCCGGTGGTGCTCGCTACCCGCACCCACGCCGGGCCGATTTTGCCGGTGTACGGCTACGCGGGCGGCGGCGCGACGTTGGTGGAAGCGGGCGCGATTCCCGCCAGTTTTCTCAACGCGCACAAGGCGCGGCTGCTGCTGCTGGTGCTGCTTAACCTGGGAGCGTCGCGCGAAGATATCCGGCGGGTCTTTACGCAGGGCGTCTTCTGA
- the pheS gene encoding phenylalanine--tRNA ligase subunit alpha, with the protein MQDTAIQEIQGAETLEALQAVKTKYVGKSGLVTKELGSLGKLPPEERKACGAEINVVRAAIQAALDEKESALKRAALDAKLASEAIDVTLPGLPLPAGGLHPISRVLDDLIGIYRQMGYAVIEGPEVEEEHYNFEALNVPWYHPARDLQDTFWLEDGRLLRTHTSPMQIRYMVDHEPPFKIVVRGKVYRYEATDATHEAMFHQLEGLVVGDGISMSDLKGTIAEMARGLYGASAKARFQPSYYPFVEPGADFAVYWENPRGESKWLELGGCGMVHPNVFKAVDDLREAAGKDRVYEGKTGFAFGLGLERIAMLKYGIPDIRYFYANDPRVIGQFRGELG; encoded by the coding sequence ATGCAAGACACCGCGATTCAGGAAATTCAGGGGGCCGAGACGCTTGAGGCGCTGCAGGCCGTCAAGACGAAGTACGTCGGCAAGTCCGGCCTGGTGACGAAAGAACTTGGGAGCCTCGGCAAGCTGCCGCCCGAGGAACGCAAGGCGTGCGGCGCCGAAATCAACGTGGTGCGCGCCGCGATTCAGGCCGCGCTGGACGAGAAAGAGTCAGCCCTCAAGCGCGCGGCACTCGACGCTAAACTTGCCAGCGAAGCCATCGACGTGACGCTGCCGGGCCTGCCCCTGCCGGCGGGCGGGCTGCATCCCATTTCCCGCGTGCTCGACGACCTGATCGGCATCTACCGCCAGATGGGCTACGCGGTGATCGAGGGGCCGGAAGTCGAGGAAGAGCACTACAACTTCGAGGCGCTCAACGTGCCGTGGTATCACCCCGCGCGCGACCTGCAAGACACCTTCTGGCTGGAAGACGGACGCCTGCTGCGCACCCACACCTCGCCCATGCAGATTCGCTACATGGTGGACCACGAGCCGCCCTTCAAGATCGTGGTGCGCGGCAAGGTCTACCGCTACGAAGCCACCGACGCCACCCACGAGGCGATGTTTCACCAACTGGAAGGGCTGGTGGTGGGCGACGGCATCAGCATGAGCGACCTCAAGGGGACCATTGCCGAAATGGCGCGCGGGCTGTACGGCGCGAGCGCCAAGGCGCGCTTTCAGCCCAGCTATTACCCCTTCGTGGAACCCGGCGCCGACTTCGCCGTGTACTGGGAAAACCCGCGCGGCGAGAGCAAGTGGCTGGAACTGGGCGGCTGCGGCATGGTGCATCCCAACGTGTTCAAGGCGGTGGACGACCTGCGCGAGGCGGCGGGCAAGGACCGCGTGTACGAGGGCAAAACCGGCTTCGCGTTCGGGCTGGGGCTGGAGCGCATCGCCATGCTGAAGTACGGGATTCCCGACATCCGCTACTTCTACGCCAACGACCCGCGCGTCATCGGGCAGTTCCGGGGGGAACTGGGATGA
- a CDS encoding GNAT family N-acetyltransferase, protein MNVSLRAATATDAPLVAALLHDFNTEFGAPTPDLPTLTRRFAGLLDRADVLVLLAENGNAPTGLAFLTFRPTPYWDGPLAQLEELYVRPELRGGGTGTQLLHRAIALTRERHGQEMHINVDEVDRDTRRFYERHGFINVEPGQNERMLCYLREL, encoded by the coding sequence ATGAACGTCAGCCTGCGGGCAGCGACGGCCACCGACGCCCCGCTGGTCGCCGCTTTGCTGCACGACTTCAACACCGAGTTCGGTGCGCCGACTCCCGACCTGCCGACCCTCACCCGCCGCTTTGCCGGACTACTGGACCGCGCCGACGTGCTGGTGCTGCTGGCCGAGAACGGCAACGCCCCGACTGGCTTAGCATTCCTCACCTTTCGTCCGACCCCTTACTGGGACGGCCCGCTGGCGCAGCTGGAAGAACTGTATGTCCGGCCTGAGCTGAGGGGCGGGGGCACCGGCACGCAGCTGTTGCACCGGGCCATCGCCCTGACCCGCGAGCGCCACGGGCAGGAGATGCACATCAACGTGGACGAGGTGGACCGGGACACCCGGCGCTTTTACGAGCGGCACGGTTTTATCAACGTGGAACCCGGCCAGAACGAGCGGATGCTCTGTTACCTGCGGGAACTTTGA
- a CDS encoding NUDIX hydrolase, with protein sequence MSANPPLRPRAVALIYDDQHHILLMLRHKNGKKYATLPGGGIEEGETPQGACAREVLEEVNLTVQVGEQVLELDNLHGANPSHEHYFRCRVVSGEMRLGDGPEGIRQSEDNWYQPEWVALNRLEEVNLVPEQVRELVRTQEVNP encoded by the coding sequence ATGTCTGCAAATCCACCCCTGCGCCCCCGCGCCGTTGCCCTCATTTACGACGACCAGCACCACATCCTGCTGATGCTGCGCCACAAGAACGGCAAGAAGTACGCCACCCTGCCCGGCGGCGGCATCGAAGAAGGCGAAACGCCGCAAGGAGCCTGCGCCCGCGAGGTGCTGGAGGAAGTCAACCTGACCGTGCAGGTCGGTGAGCAGGTGCTGGAACTCGACAACCTGCACGGCGCCAACCCCAGCCACGAGCACTACTTCCGGTGCCGCGTCGTCAGCGGCGAAATGCGGCTGGGCGACGGCCCCGAAGGCATTCGCCAAAGCGAAGACAACTGGTATCAGCCCGAGTGGGTCGCCCTGAACCGCCTCGAAGAAGTGAATCTGGTGCCCGAACAGGTGCGCGAACTCGTCCGAACTCAAGAGGTCAACCCATGA
- a CDS encoding phenylalanine--tRNA ligase subunit beta, translating to MKLPYSWLKELIPDLPPVADLEPTFAHLGLPLEGVEDVPAPVGGVLLVAVKAAEPMEGTQLTKLTLDTGENGEKTIASGAPNAVGLPAGTMVALVTPGTTLGGITYGVRPMQGVESWGMAASAKELGIGESNAGILTFPAGTAAPGTPLRELWPADSVLDVEVTPNRADVLSALGLARDLAAYLNLELKEPQIPAAPTQPGEIRVSLPDRGRVLDRDPQGKLRFGCDHFAARAVSGLQNGPAPLWMQRRVSLAGMRSIDLIVDTSNYVMLELGQPTALYDRRDVAGDGLVVAFGLREGETVKDLLGNTHQVGPEDLLILDAGMSDEPVMTVAEAFASAGQPKEGSHVLGIAGIMGGDHGHVRADTRDVVIESAHFDPVLLRRTSTRLGLKTDAVYRYERGVDPLLAPKAAVRVAELLRAAGGTPEAGQTVVGTPEVPQTITTTGEQIRALLGMHIGTAEMRESLTRLGCTVTGDGDSLTVTPPSWRVDMVIWQDLAEEVARLHGFTELPETLPTLRVHESNIGASAQSEARAELRRTLAGLGFQEVVTYTFTSDEEAQKARAEAPGVRLRNPMTTDRTGMRTALYPSLLRAAGAHPKGERALLFEIGRIFPAAGEQERLGLLMRGDLAARTYQDGVRGDFSVFKGLVQGFAGAVGASFALEQLRGDDVPAALHPGVAGAVVWNGERVGWLGALHPEIAQEFGLKGDTFLMEAALPLPGRDWAFRDPSRAPAAWRDLAVIAPQGVSYGDIVGVLKGAGGELLESVEPFDVFTGEQVGAGNRSVAVRLTYRGAKTLTDEEVDPVFNAQIDAVKARGWAIREK from the coding sequence ATGAAACTTCCCTACTCCTGGCTCAAAGAACTGATTCCCGACCTCCCGCCCGTCGCTGACCTCGAACCCACCTTCGCGCATCTCGGGCTGCCGCTCGAAGGCGTGGAGGACGTGCCCGCGCCGGTGGGCGGCGTGCTGCTGGTGGCCGTGAAAGCCGCCGAACCGATGGAGGGCACGCAGCTCACCAAACTGACGCTCGACACCGGCGAGAATGGTGAAAAGACCATCGCCAGCGGTGCCCCCAACGCGGTGGGTCTGCCGGCGGGCACGATGGTCGCGCTGGTCACGCCCGGCACCACGCTCGGCGGGATAACCTACGGCGTGCGGCCCATGCAGGGCGTCGAAAGCTGGGGCATGGCCGCCAGCGCCAAGGAACTCGGCATCGGCGAGAGCAACGCGGGCATTCTGACCTTCCCGGCAGGCACGGCGGCGCCCGGCACACCCCTGCGCGAGCTGTGGCCCGCCGACAGCGTGCTGGACGTGGAAGTCACGCCCAACCGCGCCGACGTGCTGAGCGCGCTGGGCCTCGCCCGCGACCTCGCGGCGTACCTGAACCTGGAGCTGAAAGAACCCCAGATTCCTGCCGCACCCACCCAGCCGGGCGAGATCCGCGTCAGCCTGCCTGACCGGGGCCGGGTGCTGGACCGCGACCCGCAGGGCAAACTGCGCTTCGGCTGCGACCATTTCGCCGCCCGCGCCGTCAGCGGCCTGCAAAACGGCCCCGCGCCGCTGTGGATGCAGCGCCGGGTCAGCCTCGCGGGGATGCGCTCCATCGACCTGATCGTGGACACCTCCAACTACGTGATGCTCGAACTCGGTCAGCCCACCGCGCTGTACGACCGCCGCGACGTGGCCGGGGACGGCCTGGTGGTGGCCTTCGGTCTGCGCGAGGGCGAGACTGTCAAGGACCTGCTGGGGAATACGCATCAGGTCGGCCCGGAGGACCTGCTGATTCTAGACGCGGGAATGAGCGACGAACCGGTGATGACGGTAGCCGAGGCTTTTGCCAGCGCCGGGCAGCCCAAGGAAGGCTCGCACGTGCTGGGCATCGCGGGCATCATGGGGGGCGACCACGGCCACGTGCGTGCCGACACCCGCGACGTGGTGATCGAGTCGGCGCACTTCGACCCCGTGTTGCTGCGCCGGACCTCCACCCGGCTGGGCCTCAAGACCGACGCCGTGTACCGCTACGAGCGCGGCGTGGACCCGCTGCTGGCGCCCAAAGCTGCCGTGCGGGTGGCCGAGCTGCTGCGCGCGGCGGGCGGCACCCCCGAAGCCGGGCAGACGGTGGTGGGCACCCCCGAAGTGCCGCAGACCATCACCACGACCGGCGAGCAGATTCGCGCCCTGCTGGGGATGCACATCGGCACGGCGGAAATGCGCGAGAGCCTCACTCGCCTGGGCTGCACAGTGACGGGCGACGGCGACAGCCTGACCGTCACCCCGCCTTCGTGGCGGGTGGACATGGTCATCTGGCAGGACCTCGCCGAGGAAGTCGCCCGACTGCACGGCTTTACCGAGTTGCCCGAAACGCTGCCCACCCTGCGCGTGCACGAGAGCAACATCGGCGCCTCGGCCCAGAGCGAAGCCCGCGCGGAACTGCGGCGCACCCTCGCCGGGCTGGGCTTTCAGGAGGTCGTGACTTACACCTTCACCAGCGACGAGGAAGCGCAGAAGGCGCGGGCCGAGGCGCCCGGCGTGCGCCTGCGTAACCCCATGACCACCGACCGCACTGGGATGCGCACGGCGCTGTACCCCTCGCTGCTGCGGGCGGCGGGCGCACACCCGAAAGGCGAGCGGGCGCTACTGTTTGAAATCGGGCGGATTTTCCCGGCGGCGGGCGAGCAGGAACGCCTGGGCCTGCTGATGCGCGGCGACCTCGCGGCCCGCACCTATCAGGACGGCGTGCGCGGCGATTTCAGCGTGTTCAAGGGACTGGTGCAGGGCTTTGCCGGAGCGGTCGGCGCCAGCTTTGCGCTGGAGCAACTGCGCGGCGACGACGTGCCCGCCGCCCTGCACCCCGGCGTCGCGGGCGCGGTGGTCTGGAACGGCGAGCGGGTGGGCTGGTTGGGCGCGCTGCATCCCGAAATTGCCCAGGAATTTGGCTTGAAAGGCGACACTTTCCTGATGGAAGCCGCGCTGCCGCTGCCGGGCCGCGACTGGGCCTTCCGCGACCCCAGCCGTGCCCCCGCCGCGTGGCGTGACCTCGCGGTGATTGCGCCGCAGGGCGTGAGCTACGGCGACATCGTCGGGGTGCTGAAAGGCGCGGGCGGCGAACTGCTGGAGAGCGTGGAGCCCTTCGACGTGTTCACCGGCGAACAGGTGGGCGCGGGCAACCGCTCGGTGGCGGTGCGCCTGACCTACCGGGGCGCCAAAACCCTGACCGACGAGGAAGTGGACCCGGTGTTCAACGCGCAGATTGACGCGGTGAAGGCGCGGGGCTGGGCGATTCGGGAGAAGTAA
- a CDS encoding tetratricopeptide repeat protein: MTDLSAAWAAFEAHDYALAERQAQALLAHPATASGARFMLGYVYAFMDRFDEARASFQALQQQAQKSGDHTAEHRALHQVGMVERMAGNWDAARRCFLEERELLASLPEDPLAASANAYEVATVALHFGDLAGARQEYEKSLVYAQQADDQVAIACAFRGLGDLAQQEKNLLEAQQHWLRARDIFAELEDSEAVNELMTRLNGTEG, translated from the coding sequence ATGACCGACCTCTCGGCAGCCTGGGCCGCTTTTGAAGCGCATGACTACGCGCTGGCTGAACGACAGGCCCAGGCGTTGCTGGCTCACCCCGCGACAGCCAGTGGGGCGCGTTTTATGCTGGGTTACGTCTACGCGTTTATGGACCGCTTTGACGAGGCGCGGGCCAGTTTCCAGGCGTTGCAGCAGCAGGCGCAGAAGTCAGGTGACCACACCGCCGAGCACCGCGCGCTGCATCAGGTCGGCATGGTGGAGCGGATGGCGGGTAACTGGGACGCCGCCCGCCGCTGCTTTCTGGAGGAGCGCGAATTGCTCGCCTCGCTGCCAGAAGACCCTCTGGCGGCTTCCGCCAACGCTTATGAAGTGGCGACGGTAGCGCTGCACTTCGGCGATCTGGCCGGAGCACGGCAGGAATACGAGAAGAGCCTGGTCTACGCGCAGCAGGCCGACGATCAGGTAGCGATAGCGTGCGCGTTCCGGGGGCTGGGCGACCTCGCTCAGCAGGAGAAGAATTTGCTCGAAGCGCAGCAGCACTGGCTCAGGGCACGGGACATTTTTGCGGAACTTGAAGATAGTGAAGCCGTGAATGAGCTCATGACGCGACTGAATGGAACAGAGGGCTGA
- a CDS encoding agmatine deiminase family protein: MKHFTPQDPTPRDLGFAMPPEWAPHEATWMGYPADDELWFGHLAGVRDEYAGLVRTIARFERVELLVRDEESERDARARLTGHNVRFHRVPLDDSWLRDSGPLFVTRGEKDPEVALVNWRFNAWGGKFEWENDNRVPEYVAQFLGMGHWDRPEVLEGGGLEIAGDGAALTTRSCFLTDTRNPGLSEEGYTFLLSDQLGVKKLHWLDGGLENDHTDGHIDTITRFAAENVIVTSVEADPNDANHAVMQRNLATLRELRTPGGDFYQIVELPLPAHRLEGAEGRLPPTYANFYIGNGFVVVPQYGDPNDKQALDVLRPLFPGREVIGVPSRKIIEGGGSFHCLTQQQPAGRVWSGE, encoded by the coding sequence ATGAAGCACTTCACGCCGCAAGACCCGACCCCCCGTGACCTGGGCTTTGCCATGCCGCCCGAATGGGCCCCGCACGAGGCGACCTGGATGGGCTACCCCGCCGACGACGAGCTGTGGTTCGGCCACCTCGCCGGGGTGCGCGACGAGTACGCGGGGTTGGTGCGGACCATCGCTCGCTTTGAGCGCGTCGAGCTGCTCGTCCGCGACGAGGAAAGCGAACGCGACGCCCGCGCCCGGCTGACGGGGCACAACGTGCGCTTTCATCGGGTGCCGCTCGACGACTCGTGGCTGCGCGACTCCGGCCCGCTCTTTGTGACGCGCGGCGAGAAAGACCCCGAAGTCGCGCTCGTCAACTGGCGCTTCAACGCCTGGGGCGGCAAGTTCGAGTGGGAAAACGACAACCGGGTGCCCGAGTACGTGGCGCAGTTCCTGGGGATGGGCCACTGGGACCGCCCCGAAGTGCTGGAAGGCGGCGGCCTGGAAATCGCCGGAGACGGCGCGGCGCTCACGACCCGCTCGTGCTTTCTGACCGACACTCGCAATCCGGGGCTCAGCGAGGAGGGCTACACCTTCCTGCTCTCCGACCAGCTCGGCGTGAAAAAGCTGCATTGGCTCGACGGCGGGCTGGAAAACGACCACACCGACGGGCACATCGACACCATTACTCGGTTTGCTGCCGAGAACGTCATCGTGACGAGTGTGGAGGCCGACCCCAACGACGCCAACCACGCGGTGATGCAACGCAACCTGGCGACGTTGCGCGAGCTGCGAACGCCGGGGGGCGACTTTTATCAGATTGTCGAGCTGCCGCTGCCGGCCCACCGGCTGGAGGGCGCCGAGGGCCGCTTGCCGCCCACCTACGCCAACTTCTACATCGGCAACGGCTTTGTCGTGGTGCCGCAGTACGGCGACCCCAACGACAAGCAGGCGCTCGACGTGCTGCGGCCCCTGTTTCCGGGCCGTGAGGTCATCGGCGTGCCGAGCCGCAAGATCATCGAGGGCGGCGGCTCCTTTCACTGCCTGACGCAGCAGCAACCGGCGGGGCGGGTGTGGTCGGGGGAGTGA
- a CDS encoding acyl-CoA dehydrogenase C-terminal domain-containing protein, whose protein sequence is MPSYKAPTRDMKFVMQELLGAGDQLAAMPFYRDNETADFDLLSQVLDEAARFVETEIQPLNQVGDQEGCKRDEQGNVTTPAGFKAAYKKFCDAGWTALDADPEYGGQGMPHTVSIAMNEMICSANVAWGMYPGLSHGAYAALHAVGSDELKKLYLPHIVDGSWTGTMGLTEPHAGTDLGIIRTKASDNGDGTYSVTGTKIFISAGEHDMSENIVHLVLARLEGSPKGTKGISLFLVPKFIPNADGSLGERNGVVCGSLEHKMGIHGNATAVLNFDGAKGWLVGEVNKGMNHMFIMMNAARLGTGMQGLGLGEVAYQNALAYAKDRIQMRHEPRVSSEEADPILVHPDVRRMLLTGKAYSEAGRALALWLALNLDIESHHADEAQRKEAGDMVALLTPIAKAFMTDNGFNVAVQSQQVFGGHGYIQEWGMEQFVRDARIGQIYEGTNGIQALDLLGRKVLMDGGKKLQKLAGTLQAFAEENEGDENIGDYVNQLGKAAQQLGSITMVIGQKAMTGPEGADEVNAAAVDYLRFFGHVVYGYLWARMAKIAHDQIDAGNDKDGFYLAKTQTAKFYFTKLFPETKALAATIKAGNEALAVDDKAVFGWEHAELVNA, encoded by the coding sequence ATGCCCAGCTACAAAGCCCCCACCCGCGACATGAAGTTCGTCATGCAGGAACTGCTCGGCGCCGGCGACCAGCTCGCCGCCATGCCCTTTTACCGGGACAACGAGACCGCCGACTTCGACCTGCTGTCCCAGGTGCTCGACGAGGCCGCCCGCTTTGTCGAAACCGAAATCCAGCCGCTGAACCAGGTCGGCGACCAGGAAGGCTGCAAGCGCGACGAGCAGGGCAACGTGACCACGCCCGCAGGCTTCAAGGCTGCCTACAAGAAGTTCTGCGACGCCGGCTGGACCGCGCTGGACGCCGACCCCGAGTACGGCGGTCAGGGTATGCCCCACACTGTCAGCATCGCCATGAACGAAATGATCTGCTCGGCGAACGTGGCCTGGGGCATGTACCCCGGCCTGTCGCACGGCGCCTACGCGGCCCTGCACGCCGTGGGCAGCGACGAGCTGAAGAAGCTCTACCTGCCGCACATCGTGGACGGCAGCTGGACCGGCACCATGGGCCTGACCGAGCCGCACGCCGGCACCGACCTGGGCATCATCCGCACCAAGGCGAGCGACAACGGCGACGGCACCTACAGCGTGACCGGCACCAAGATCTTCATCTCCGCCGGTGAGCACGACATGTCCGAGAACATCGTGCACCTCGTGCTGGCGCGCCTCGAAGGTAGCCCCAAGGGCACCAAGGGCATCAGCCTGTTCCTCGTGCCCAAGTTCATCCCCAACGCCGACGGCAGCCTGGGTGAGCGCAACGGCGTGGTCTGCGGCAGCCTCGAGCACAAGATGGGCATTCACGGCAACGCGACCGCCGTGCTGAACTTCGACGGCGCCAAGGGCTGGCTGGTCGGCGAAGTCAACAAGGGCATGAACCACATGTTCATCATGATGAACGCCGCCCGTCTCGGCACCGGTATGCAGGGTCTGGGCCTCGGCGAAGTCGCCTACCAGAACGCGCTGGCCTACGCCAAGGACCGCATCCAGATGCGCCACGAACCCCGCGTGAGCAGCGAGGAAGCCGACCCCATCCTGGTGCACCCCGACGTGCGCCGCATGCTGCTGACCGGCAAGGCCTACAGCGAAGCGGGCCGGGCCCTGGCCCTGTGGCTGGCGCTGAATCTCGACATCGAGTCGCACCACGCCGACGAAGCCCAGCGCAAGGAAGCCGGCGACATGGTGGCCCTGCTGACCCCCATCGCCAAGGCCTTCATGACCGACAACGGCTTCAACGTGGCTGTGCAGAGCCAGCAGGTCTTCGGTGGTCACGGCTACATCCAGGAATGGGGCATGGAGCAGTTCGTGCGTGACGCCCGCATCGGGCAGATCTACGAAGGCACCAACGGCATCCAGGCGCTCGACCTGCTGGGCCGCAAGGTCCTGATGGACGGCGGCAAGAAGCTCCAGAAGCTCGCCGGCACCCTGCAAGCCTTTGCCGAAGAAAACGAAGGCGACGAAAACATCGGCGACTACGTCAACCAGCTCGGCAAGGCCGCCCAGCAGCTCGGCTCCATCACCATGGTGATCGGCCAGAAGGCGATGACCGGCCCCGAAGGTGCGGATGAAGTGAACGCCGCCGCCGTGGATTACCTGCGCTTCTTCGGCCACGTGGTGTACGGCTACCTGTGGGCCCGCATGGCGAAGATCGCCCACGACCAGATCGACGCGGGCAACGACAAGGACGGCTTCTACCTCGCCAAGACGCAGACCGCCAAGTTCTACTTCACCAAGCTGTTCCCCGAAACCAAGGCGCTCGCCGCGACCATCAAGGCCGGCAACGAAGCGCTGGCGGTGGACGACAAGGCCGTCTTCGGCTGGGAACACGCCGAACTCGTGAACGCCTGA
- a CDS encoding Crp/Fnr family transcriptional regulator, whose amino-acid sequence MNYPSLVWHLKRTELFADFELAELEQVAATTPYRSYQPGEVIYRMDDPADALYFVRSGLVKISKLFPNGKEAILGVVGQHDTFGELLLQPEERRPTQAEALERTTLIVLPRQELQKLLSTKPDLAMKLIRLMAARLFEAQAWTATVSAYSAPERVASLLYRLAREFGRPHSQGVELNLKLNQEDIARMVGATRETVSHSLSRLKKGGAIVRARSPIIVQMDALKAFIDQEH is encoded by the coding sequence ATGAACTATCCAAGCTTGGTCTGGCATCTGAAGCGAACCGAACTGTTCGCTGATTTTGAGCTGGCCGAACTGGAACAGGTCGCCGCCACGACCCCCTACCGCTCGTATCAGCCGGGCGAAGTGATCTACCGCATGGACGACCCCGCCGACGCGCTCTACTTCGTGCGCAGCGGGCTGGTCAAGATCAGCAAACTGTTTCCCAACGGCAAGGAGGCGATTCTGGGCGTGGTCGGGCAGCACGACACCTTCGGGGAACTGCTGCTGCAACCCGAGGAGCGCCGCCCCACCCAGGCCGAGGCGCTCGAGCGCACCACCCTGATCGTGCTGCCGCGCCAGGAGCTGCAAAAACTGCTCAGCACCAAGCCCGACCTCGCCATGAAACTTATTCGCCTGATGGCGGCGCGGCTGTTCGAGGCGCAGGCGTGGACGGCCACCGTGAGCGCCTACAGCGCGCCCGAACGCGTGGCGAGTCTGCTCTACCGCCTCGCCCGCGAGTTCGGGCGTCCGCACAGTCAGGGCGTGGAGCTCAACCTCAAGCTCAACCAGGAAGACATCGCCCGTATGGTCGGAGCCACCCGCGAAACGGTCAGCCACAGCCTCAGCCGCCTGAAAAAGGGCGGCGCCATCGTTCGTGCCCGCTCGCCGATCATCGTGCAGATGGACGCGCTCAAGGCTTTTATCGATCAGGAACACTGA